Proteins co-encoded in one Coxiella burnetii genomic window:
- a CDS encoding CBU_0534 family Dot/Icm T4SS effector — protein MRINVDSLKKDIRNLSKKKKVRNFDSFIMQQLIPEGRIFEPPPSPREEKKEGENKHPNVGWSLGERLFPLLELYLKIMEDVKKNDFVPSPDEEIKKLLKSPNEENLSINADGENILMLVVRMGFKLEVFVAVLNIILYFFGPIDPFLELLEHHKENDPKVFESIFIQINKNGDNTLMLAMNFEPIKEIILDQVSHLSFEAQQQIFLQSNRSGYSPLLLFASQHDLSQYSPLRGLFPKKELAQSLFSQLAHLANIREGDNGIADVDFIKNVIENNLSLLLKHIECFSKADFRDKPQNLRLIIEKLLQEYKKTIENENTCWKKVVGFFKCHHSVQQISRATSELEEILNQQENLDNERMDDLLHTFPALKQEPLRRLLEILCTGAEDSPQAALLQNPQPR, from the coding sequence ATGAGAATCAACGTAGATTCCTTAAAAAAAGATATCAGAAACTTAAGTAAAAAAAAGAAAGTACGGAACTTTGATAGCTTTATCATGCAGCAGTTAATTCCTGAAGGACGAATTTTCGAGCCCCCTCCCTCTCCCCGAGAAGAAAAAAAAGAGGGTGAAAATAAACACCCTAATGTCGGTTGGTCTTTGGGTGAACGACTCTTTCCCCTTTTAGAACTTTATTTAAAAATTATGGAGGACGTTAAGAAAAACGATTTCGTACCTTCTCCCGATGAAGAAATTAAAAAACTATTAAAATCCCCGAACGAAGAAAACCTATCAATAAATGCAGATGGCGAAAATATCTTGATGTTAGTCGTGCGAATGGGATTCAAATTAGAAGTATTCGTGGCTGTTTTGAATATTATCTTGTATTTTTTTGGGCCCATCGATCCTTTTCTGGAGCTTCTGGAGCATCATAAAGAAAATGATCCCAAGGTTTTTGAGTCGATCTTTATTCAAATAAATAAAAATGGCGATAATACTTTGATGCTAGCAATGAATTTTGAACCTATAAAGGAGATTATTTTAGACCAAGTAAGCCACCTTAGCTTTGAAGCACAACAGCAAATATTCCTGCAATCTAATCGCAGTGGCTATAGCCCTTTACTTTTGTTCGCAAGCCAACATGATCTCTCTCAATATTCACCCCTCCGTGGACTTTTTCCTAAAAAAGAATTAGCACAATCGCTATTTAGCCAACTGGCTCATTTGGCTAACATAAGAGAAGGCGACAATGGGATCGCTGACGTAGACTTTATTAAAAATGTTATAGAAAATAATTTATCTCTGTTATTGAAACATATCGAATGTTTTTCCAAAGCTGACTTTAGAGACAAACCCCAAAATTTACGCTTAATCATCGAAAAATTACTTCAGGAATATAAAAAGACTATTGAGAATGAAAATACGTGTTGGAAGAAAGTTGTGGGTTTTTTTAAATGTCATCACTCTGTTCAACAAATAAGTCGAGCCACTAGCGAACTCGAAGAGATTCTCAATCAGCAGGAAAATCTAGATAATGAAAGAATGGATGACCTTCTCCATACTTTCCCTGCCTTAAAGCAAGAGCCGCTTCGTAGATTACTTGAAATTTTGTGTACCGGCGCAGAGGACAGCCCTCAAGCCGCTCTTCTTCAAAACCCGCAGCCACGTTAA
- a CDS encoding oligopeptide:H+ symporter, whose translation MYIVTLLLISENIWANIYLIFSGILRRGKAFMSVRSLTGQPKPFYLIFFIEIWERFGYYGVQALLVLYMVERLGYQDSHADFLFAAFSALVFLLPCLGGYVGDKLLGTKRTILLGAIVLALGYLLLSLPAISNAYLALPLAFIAVGNGLFKANPSSLLSKVYEKTQHNLDSGFTLYYMAVNIGAAVSMNLTPILSKFFGWHVAFSVCCAGLVIAIFNFFAMRGSIADYGSKPDQSLLRLHYLMYVLLGTAGLIVGGYFLLIHFQIMSWLLSIGTVALLLTYFVLTGKAKPEERKGMFLFIILFSQAVVFFVLYFQMPTSLSLFALRNVHHSILGIPIEPAQFQMLNPLWVMIMSPVMAVIYQRLHKRGRDLSMPAKFSLGTFLAGLAFLSLPFGALFNHHGVISGMWLVLSYWLQSTGELLVSALGLSLAARYVPQRFMGFTMGLWFLCTSIASIIAGKVASIASIPKNISKDALMSLPIYDHLFMKIGLITVAISLVMFTLVPLLKKLAANDKQFVDKQDVAELLSDDQLVELS comes from the coding sequence TTGTATATAGTAACCTTACTATTGATTTCAGAGAATATTTGGGCAAATATCTATCTAATATTTTCTGGAATATTACGAAGGGGGAAAGCATTTATGTCTGTCCGATCACTGACCGGCCAACCTAAACCTTTTTATCTTATTTTCTTTATTGAAATCTGGGAACGCTTTGGTTATTACGGGGTTCAAGCCCTACTCGTGTTATACATGGTAGAACGCTTGGGCTATCAAGATAGCCATGCCGATTTCCTTTTTGCCGCTTTTAGCGCCTTAGTTTTCTTACTTCCCTGCCTGGGGGGGTACGTTGGCGATAAGCTGCTCGGAACGAAGCGCACTATCTTGTTGGGGGCAATTGTATTGGCCCTCGGCTATTTATTACTGTCGCTGCCGGCGATTTCTAACGCTTATCTCGCGCTTCCTTTAGCCTTTATTGCTGTCGGGAACGGTTTGTTCAAAGCAAATCCGTCGAGCTTACTGTCCAAAGTTTATGAAAAAACGCAGCACAATCTGGACAGTGGTTTTACTCTCTATTATATGGCCGTTAACATCGGAGCGGCTGTTTCGATGAATTTAACGCCAATCTTAAGCAAGTTTTTTGGCTGGCATGTGGCTTTTTCTGTTTGTTGCGCTGGGCTAGTCATTGCCATCTTTAATTTTTTTGCTATGCGGGGAAGTATTGCCGATTACGGCTCAAAGCCGGATCAGAGCCTTTTACGTTTGCATTATTTAATGTATGTGTTGCTCGGCACGGCAGGGCTTATTGTTGGCGGGTATTTCTTGTTAATTCATTTTCAAATAATGTCTTGGCTCCTTTCTATCGGAACGGTGGCTTTATTGCTGACTTATTTTGTTTTAACGGGGAAAGCTAAGCCAGAAGAACGCAAGGGAATGTTTTTATTTATTATCTTATTTTCCCAAGCCGTTGTCTTTTTTGTGTTGTATTTTCAAATGCCGACATCGTTATCGCTCTTTGCATTGCGAAATGTTCACCATTCGATCTTGGGCATTCCTATTGAACCGGCTCAATTCCAAATGCTTAATCCGCTATGGGTCATGATTATGAGTCCGGTGATGGCGGTAATTTATCAAAGGCTGCATAAGCGTGGTCGCGATCTATCGATGCCGGCCAAATTTTCGTTGGGAACGTTCTTGGCGGGCCTTGCTTTTTTATCGCTTCCTTTTGGGGCTTTATTCAACCATCATGGTGTAATTTCGGGGATGTGGCTGGTGCTTTCTTACTGGTTGCAAAGTACCGGCGAATTGCTGGTTAGTGCGCTCGGATTGTCGCTTGCGGCTCGTTATGTGCCTCAGCGATTTATGGGGTTCACCATGGGCCTCTGGTTTCTCTGTACCTCCATTGCAAGCATCATTGCAGGGAAGGTAGCGAGCATAGCCAGCATTCCAAAGAATATTTCGAAAGATGCTCTCATGTCGTTACCTATTTATGACCATTTATTCATGAAAATCGGTCTGATTACCGTAGCGATATCGCTCGTTATGTTTACGTTGGTGCCTTTATTGAAAAAACTAGCAGCCAATGACAAACAGTTTGTTGACAAGCAAGACGTCGCCGAGCTGCTGAGCGATGATCAATTAGTGGAGTTAAGTTAG
- a CDS encoding SPOR domain-containing protein: protein MKLVEHFSRLFWGLIGFFIVIAAGCSTTLERPMPVRSFAGTAACSQNAFLRKYDCSLSKIEVAAERGDPDAQYALGYMYFYGISTVRDTEAANLWIRRAAAQGQPLAIRASHMIHEHEYPAMGAVQGPSLNPTSHSASPRAALHYKEVDIHRANTRAPLEPLRHHLPAYRKNTSRHSNPVHDVLKKNSETPQEKDSTVAPPLSQRKGARVAAPVAVTAMNAGLSAGEKALLNSKASYTVQLMASVDLKAIKDFVKRHHLEGQTHYFHASYRGHQWYVLLYGAYKSQGEAKAAIQQLPQPLQKLRPWVKSVRVVKREIQLRKVV, encoded by the coding sequence ATGAAGCTGGTTGAACATTTTTCTCGGCTTTTTTGGGGATTAATCGGATTTTTTATAGTTATAGCGGCTGGGTGTTCCACTACCCTTGAGAGACCCATGCCAGTTCGATCCTTTGCTGGAACGGCCGCCTGTTCGCAAAATGCATTCCTGCGCAAATACGATTGTTCTCTTAGCAAAATTGAGGTTGCTGCGGAGCGTGGTGATCCTGACGCCCAATATGCTTTGGGATATATGTATTTTTATGGTATAAGCACGGTTCGGGATACAGAAGCCGCTAATCTGTGGATACGACGGGCAGCCGCCCAAGGTCAGCCCTTGGCGATTCGGGCCTCTCATATGATTCATGAACACGAATATCCCGCCATGGGCGCTGTTCAAGGCCCTTCTCTAAACCCGACTAGCCATTCAGCATCTCCAAGAGCCGCTCTTCATTATAAAGAGGTCGATATCCACCGTGCTAATACCCGAGCGCCATTGGAACCCTTACGCCACCACTTGCCGGCTTATCGAAAAAATACCTCTCGCCATTCGAATCCCGTCCATGATGTGCTTAAGAAAAATTCCGAAACCCCCCAGGAGAAAGATTCCACGGTAGCGCCGCCTCTTAGTCAGCGTAAGGGTGCTCGAGTCGCAGCCCCTGTAGCTGTTACGGCGATGAACGCCGGCTTGAGCGCAGGAGAAAAAGCCTTACTTAATTCGAAAGCGAGTTATACAGTGCAGTTGATGGCTAGTGTTGATTTAAAGGCCATTAAGGATTTTGTGAAACGCCATCACCTGGAAGGTCAAACTCATTATTTCCATGCTTCGTACCGCGGCCATCAGTGGTATGTCCTCTTGTATGGTGCCTATAAGAGCCAAGGCGAGGCAAAAGCGGCTATCCAGCAACTTCCTCAGCCCCTTCAAAAGCTTCGCCCCTGGGTTAAGTCTGTGAGGGTGGTTAAGCGGGAAATTCAGCTAAGGAAGGTAGTTTAG
- a CDS encoding MraY family glycosyltransferase, giving the protein MELIKSGLIAFVASLFCIWLLRPLAIRIGFVDRPNDRKWHEREVPMIGGIAMFFSFCFALLTLSTSLLPYRGMLAGSSILVLMGVVDDFSDLSSKLRLFGQLFAALLMIIWGNVVLSNLGNLFFLGDLKIGLWAIPITVIVVLANINAMNMIDGQDGLAGGVALGQALLLLVSVKLHQVSDFRLLFILIILLIAFLGFNMRLLWRKEASIFMGDSGSTFIAFLLAWFAIDLSQQNSALIKPMTILWIMAFPLFDLINVIVLRVRQKKSIIVASRDHFHHVLHVAGLNTSLSTLLLCALSLLLGIFGLALNYFTVSDGWQFILWVGALFCYIYIVELTRKPIIDNEIDIIANPEG; this is encoded by the coding sequence ATGGAACTTATTAAAAGCGGCCTTATCGCGTTTGTAGCCTCTTTATTCTGCATTTGGTTATTGCGCCCTTTGGCAATACGCATTGGTTTTGTTGACCGCCCTAATGACCGAAAATGGCATGAAAGAGAAGTTCCTATGATTGGCGGAATCGCGATGTTCTTTTCTTTTTGCTTTGCGTTATTAACGCTCTCCACTTCATTGTTGCCTTATCGAGGGATGTTAGCGGGAAGCAGCATCCTTGTTTTAATGGGAGTCGTAGACGATTTTAGTGATCTAAGTTCAAAGCTGCGATTATTTGGCCAATTATTTGCAGCTTTGTTGATGATCATTTGGGGAAATGTGGTTCTGTCTAACCTTGGCAATTTATTCTTTTTAGGCGATCTTAAAATTGGCTTGTGGGCTATTCCAATAACGGTAATTGTGGTTTTGGCTAACATCAATGCAATGAATATGATTGACGGTCAAGATGGTCTGGCCGGGGGCGTAGCGTTAGGACAGGCGCTATTATTATTGGTGAGTGTCAAACTGCATCAAGTGTCTGATTTTCGGTTGCTCTTTATTCTTATTATTTTATTAATCGCCTTTTTAGGCTTTAACATGCGATTACTGTGGCGTAAAGAGGCCAGTATTTTTATGGGCGATTCGGGGAGTACCTTCATTGCTTTTCTGTTGGCGTGGTTTGCGATTGATTTATCCCAACAGAATTCGGCGTTGATCAAACCCATGACGATATTGTGGATTATGGCATTTCCTTTATTCGATCTCATCAATGTAATTGTATTGCGAGTGCGACAAAAAAAATCGATCATTGTAGCGAGTCGCGATCATTTTCACCATGTATTACACGTCGCTGGTTTAAATACATCCTTATCTACCTTATTATTGTGTGCATTATCCTTGCTTTTAGGCATTTTTGGATTAGCGTTAAATTATTTTACTGTCTCTGATGGGTGGCAATTCATTTTATGGGTGGGGGCGTTGTTTTGCTATATTTACATCGTTGAGTTGACGCGCAAACCGATCATAGACAACGAAATCGATATTATCGCTAACCCCGAAGGGTGA